A genomic window from Salvelinus alpinus chromosome 10, SLU_Salpinus.1, whole genome shotgun sequence includes:
- the LOC139533065 gene encoding zinc finger protein ZFP2-like isoform X2, which yields MSTLKMEKIGMRPVTSTVRINPALLSPSTLWQNLQSLGPDCDSGAQFALQDPEMASVKLEDCSQTLELNANIKDEEEEEKIGKSVNRGRLELSLLTSVKLEDCSQTLELNVDIKDEEEEEKIGKSVSHGDHVETFSTSRDQQQEDHRAKRSHHCPHCEEIFPLLSKLKIHTKIHTGENLYSFTDSGKRCTTSVALTVHQRAHTGEKPYSCSDCGKTFSQLAFLKKHEHMHTGEKPYSCSDCGVSFSRLDALQTHQRIHTGEKPYSCSDCGNMFSQLGHLKRHKHIHTGVKPYSCSDCVKCYSTSTQLKVHQRTHTGEKPYSCTDCGKTFSQLAFLKIHERIHTGVKPYSCSDCGNIFSQLAHLKRHEHVHTGVKPYSCSGCVKCFITSTELKVHQRTHTGEKPYSCPDCGKRFSRIGLLKTHECVHRGEEPYH from the exons atgtcaacattaaagatgGAGAAGATTG GTATGAGGCCGGTAACATCAACAGTAAGAATAAacccagccctcctctctccttccacactgtggcaaaacctacagtcactgggtcctgattgtgacagtggagcccagtttgctctgcaggatccagagatggcatcagtgaagctggaagactgcagtcaaacactggagctgaatgccaacattaaagatgaagaagaggaggagaagattgggAAATCTGTTAATCGTG GACGACTAGAATTAAGTCTGTTAACATCCgtgaagctggaagactgcagtcaaacactggagctgaatgttgacattaaagatgaagaagaggaggagaagattgggAAGTCTGTTAGTCATG gagaccaTGTTGAGACATTCTCTACATCCAGAGATCAACAGCAGGAAGATCACAGAGCCAAGAGGTCTCACCACTGCCCACATTGTGAGGAGATCTTCCCATTACTATCAAAGCTAAAAAtacacacaaagatacacacaggagagaatctgTATTCCTTCACTGACTCTGGGAAAAGATGCACAACATCAGTGGCTCTGACAGTTCATCAGAgagcacacacaggagagaagccttactcctgctctgactgcggGAAGACTTTCTCTCAATTGGCTTTCTTAAAAAAACATGAACATATgcatacaggagagaagccttactcctgctctgactgtggggtgAGTTTCTCTCGACTCGATGCCTTACAAACACACCaacgtatacatacaggagagaagccttactcctgctctgactgtggaaataTGTTCTCTCAACTGGGCCACTTGAAAAGACATAAACATATACATACAGGAGTGAAGCCTtattcctgctctgactgtgtaaaATGCTACTCAACATCAACTCagctaaaagttcatcagagaacacacacaggagagaagccttactcctgcacTGACTGTGGGAAGACTTTCTCTCAGTTGGCTTTCTTAAAAAtacatgaacgtatacatacaggagtgaagccttactcctgctctgactgtggaaataTTTTCTCTCAACTGGCCCACTTGAAAAGACATGAACATGTACATACAGGagtgaagccttactcctgctctggcTGTGTAAAATGCTTCATAACATCAACTGAactaaaagttcatcagagaacacacactggagagaagccttactcctgccctGACTGCGGGAAGAGGTTCTCTCGAATAGGTCTCTTAAAAACACATGAATGTGTacatagaggagaggagcctTACCACTGA
- the LOC139533065 gene encoding zinc finger protein ZFP2-like isoform X3 codes for MRPVTSTVRINPALLSPSTLWQNLQSLGPDCDSGAQFALQDPEMASVKLEDCSQTLELNANIKDEEEEEKIGKSVNRGRLELSLLTSVKLEDCSQTLELNVDIKDEEEEEKIGKSVSHGDHVETFSTSRDQQQEDHRAKRSHHCPHCEEIFPLLSKLKIHTKIHTGENLYSFTDSGKRCTTSVALTVHQRAHTGEKPYSCSDCGKTFSQLAFLKKHEHMHTGEKPYSCSDCGVSFSRLDALQTHQRIHTGEKPYSCSDCGNMFSQLGHLKRHKHIHTGVKPYSCSDCVKCYSTSTQLKVHQRTHTGEKPYSCTDCGKTFSQLAFLKIHERIHTGVKPYSCSDCGNIFSQLAHLKRHEHVHTGVKPYSCSGCVKCFITSTELKVHQRTHTGEKPYSCPDCGKRFSRIGLLKTHECVHRGEEPYH; via the exons ATGAGGCCGGTAACATCAACAGTAAGAATAAacccagccctcctctctccttccacactgtggcaaaacctacagtcactgggtcctgattgtgacagtggagcccagtttgctctgcaggatccagagatggcatcagtgaagctggaagactgcagtcaaacactggagctgaatgccaacattaaagatgaagaagaggaggagaagattgggAAATCTGTTAATCGTG GACGACTAGAATTAAGTCTGTTAACATCCgtgaagctggaagactgcagtcaaacactggagctgaatgttgacattaaagatgaagaagaggaggagaagattgggAAGTCTGTTAGTCATG gagaccaTGTTGAGACATTCTCTACATCCAGAGATCAACAGCAGGAAGATCACAGAGCCAAGAGGTCTCACCACTGCCCACATTGTGAGGAGATCTTCCCATTACTATCAAAGCTAAAAAtacacacaaagatacacacaggagagaatctgTATTCCTTCACTGACTCTGGGAAAAGATGCACAACATCAGTGGCTCTGACAGTTCATCAGAgagcacacacaggagagaagccttactcctgctctgactgcggGAAGACTTTCTCTCAATTGGCTTTCTTAAAAAAACATGAACATATgcatacaggagagaagccttactcctgctctgactgtggggtgAGTTTCTCTCGACTCGATGCCTTACAAACACACCaacgtatacatacaggagagaagccttactcctgctctgactgtggaaataTGTTCTCTCAACTGGGCCACTTGAAAAGACATAAACATATACATACAGGAGTGAAGCCTtattcctgctctgactgtgtaaaATGCTACTCAACATCAACTCagctaaaagttcatcagagaacacacacaggagagaagccttactcctgcacTGACTGTGGGAAGACTTTCTCTCAGTTGGCTTTCTTAAAAAtacatgaacgtatacatacaggagtgaagccttactcctgctctgactgtggaaataTTTTCTCTCAACTGGCCCACTTGAAAAGACATGAACATGTACATACAGGagtgaagccttactcctgctctggcTGTGTAAAATGCTTCATAACATCAACTGAactaaaagttcatcagagaacacacactggagagaagccttactcctgccctGACTGCGGGAAGAGGTTCTCTCGAATAGGTCTCTTAAAAACACATGAATGTGTacatagaggagaggagcctTACCACTGA
- the LOC139533065 gene encoding zinc finger protein ZFP2-like isoform X4, whose amino-acid sequence MASVKLEDCSQTLELNANIKDEEEEEKIGKSVNRGRLELSLLTSVKLEDCSQTLELNVDIKDEEEEEKIGKSVSHGDHVETFSTSRDQQQEDHRAKRSHHCPHCEEIFPLLSKLKIHTKIHTGENLYSFTDSGKRCTTSVALTVHQRAHTGEKPYSCSDCGKTFSQLAFLKKHEHMHTGEKPYSCSDCGVSFSRLDALQTHQRIHTGEKPYSCSDCGNMFSQLGHLKRHKHIHTGVKPYSCSDCVKCYSTSTQLKVHQRTHTGEKPYSCTDCGKTFSQLAFLKIHERIHTGVKPYSCSDCGNIFSQLAHLKRHEHVHTGVKPYSCSGCVKCFITSTELKVHQRTHTGEKPYSCPDCGKRFSRIGLLKTHECVHRGEEPYH is encoded by the exons atggcatcagtgaagctggaagactgcagtcaaacactggagctgaatgccaacattaaagatgaagaagaggaggagaagattgggAAATCTGTTAATCGTG GACGACTAGAATTAAGTCTGTTAACATCCgtgaagctggaagactgcagtcaaacactggagctgaatgttgacattaaagatgaagaagaggaggagaagattgggAAGTCTGTTAGTCATG gagaccaTGTTGAGACATTCTCTACATCCAGAGATCAACAGCAGGAAGATCACAGAGCCAAGAGGTCTCACCACTGCCCACATTGTGAGGAGATCTTCCCATTACTATCAAAGCTAAAAAtacacacaaagatacacacaggagagaatctgTATTCCTTCACTGACTCTGGGAAAAGATGCACAACATCAGTGGCTCTGACAGTTCATCAGAgagcacacacaggagagaagccttactcctgctctgactgcggGAAGACTTTCTCTCAATTGGCTTTCTTAAAAAAACATGAACATATgcatacaggagagaagccttactcctgctctgactgtggggtgAGTTTCTCTCGACTCGATGCCTTACAAACACACCaacgtatacatacaggagagaagccttactcctgctctgactgtggaaataTGTTCTCTCAACTGGGCCACTTGAAAAGACATAAACATATACATACAGGAGTGAAGCCTtattcctgctctgactgtgtaaaATGCTACTCAACATCAACTCagctaaaagttcatcagagaacacacacaggagagaagccttactcctgcacTGACTGTGGGAAGACTTTCTCTCAGTTGGCTTTCTTAAAAAtacatgaacgtatacatacaggagtgaagccttactcctgctctgactgtggaaataTTTTCTCTCAACTGGCCCACTTGAAAAGACATGAACATGTACATACAGGagtgaagccttactcctgctctggcTGTGTAAAATGCTTCATAACATCAACTGAactaaaagttcatcagagaacacacactggagagaagccttactcctgccctGACTGCGGGAAGAGGTTCTCTCGAATAGGTCTCTTAAAAACACATGAATGTGTacatagaggagaggagcctTACCACTGA